In Candidatus Desulforudis audaxviator MP104C, a genomic segment contains:
- the dnaK gene encoding molecular chaperone DnaK — translation MSKIIGIDLGTTNSCMAVMEGGEAVVMPNAEGGRTTPSVVGFSKTGERLVGQVAKRQAISNPERTVTSIKRYMGTDHKVRIEGNEYTPQEISAMILQKMKTDAEAYLGSKVERAVITVPAYFSDAQRQATKDAGRIAGLKVERIINEPTAAALAYGLDKEEDQTILVFDLGGGTFDVSILELGDGVFEVKATSGNNRLGGDDFDQRIIDWIVAEFKKESGIDLSRDRMAMQRLREAAEKAKVELSSVVNTNINLPFITADAEGPKHLDLNLSRAKFEELTADLIEMTMGPTRQAMQDAGLEPKQIDKILLVGGATRMPSVQEAVRRFFGKEPHKGINPDECVAIGAAIQAGVLTGEVKDVVLLDVTPLSLGIETLGGVFTKIIERNTTIPTARSQIFTTAADNQPSVEIHVLQGERQMAAGNKTLGRFNLVGIPPAPRGIPQIEVTFDIDVNGIVNVSAKDLGTGKSQSITITGSTGLSDAEIERMVKEAEQYAEEDRKRREEVEIRNNADALVYQSEKTLKEHRDQADPNQVSELEQAVDRLKKALEGGDIERIKRETENLTGPLHAFTAAMYQKQAQQQQPGPGPDAGKDKDDKDKTVDADYEVK, via the coding sequence ATGAGTAAGATCATTGGAATCGACTTAGGAACTACCAACTCTTGCATGGCGGTGATGGAGGGCGGAGAGGCCGTTGTGATGCCCAACGCGGAGGGCGGGCGGACCACCCCGTCGGTGGTCGGGTTCTCCAAGACCGGGGAACGGCTGGTCGGTCAGGTTGCCAAGCGCCAGGCAATCAGCAACCCCGAACGAACCGTGACCTCCATCAAACGGTACATGGGCACGGACCACAAGGTCCGGATCGAGGGCAACGAGTACACGCCGCAGGAGATTTCGGCGATGATCCTGCAAAAGATGAAGACGGACGCCGAGGCTTACCTGGGGAGCAAAGTCGAGCGGGCGGTGATCACTGTCCCGGCTTATTTCAGCGACGCCCAGCGGCAGGCTACCAAGGACGCCGGCCGCATCGCCGGGCTCAAGGTGGAGCGCATCATCAACGAACCCACGGCGGCGGCGCTCGCGTACGGCCTCGACAAAGAGGAGGACCAGACCATCCTGGTGTTCGACCTGGGGGGCGGGACGTTCGACGTGTCCATCCTGGAACTGGGGGACGGCGTGTTCGAGGTTAAAGCCACGAGCGGCAACAACCGCCTCGGCGGTGACGATTTCGACCAGCGGATCATCGACTGGATCGTGGCCGAATTCAAAAAGGAGAGCGGCATCGACCTGAGCCGGGACAGGATGGCCATGCAGCGCCTGCGGGAAGCCGCTGAAAAGGCTAAGGTGGAGCTGTCGTCCGTGGTGAACACCAACATCAACCTGCCGTTCATCACCGCGGACGCCGAGGGGCCCAAGCACCTGGACCTGAATCTTTCCCGGGCCAAATTCGAAGAACTCACGGCCGACCTGATCGAAATGACCATGGGACCCACCCGGCAGGCCATGCAGGATGCCGGCCTCGAGCCCAAGCAAATCGACAAAATCCTGCTGGTGGGCGGCGCGACGCGCATGCCGTCCGTGCAGGAGGCGGTGAGGAGGTTCTTCGGTAAGGAGCCGCACAAGGGCATCAACCCGGACGAGTGTGTGGCCATCGGTGCAGCTATCCAGGCGGGGGTGCTTACCGGGGAGGTCAAGGACGTGGTGCTCCTGGACGTGACCCCGCTGTCGCTGGGCATTGAGACCCTGGGCGGCGTGTTCACTAAAATCATCGAGCGCAACACAACCATTCCGACCGCGAGGAGCCAGATCTTTACCACGGCGGCCGACAACCAGCCGTCGGTTGAGATTCACGTCCTCCAGGGCGAACGCCAGATGGCCGCCGGGAACAAGACCCTGGGCCGGTTCAATCTGGTGGGGATCCCCCCGGCGCCCCGGGGCATTCCCCAGATCGAGGTCACCTTTGACATCGACGTAAACGGGATCGTCAACGTTTCGGCGAAGGATCTCGGCACCGGCAAGTCCCAGAGCATCACCATCACCGGGTCCACGGGGCTTTCAGATGCCGAGATCGAACGCATGGTCAAAGAAGCGGAACAGTACGCCGAGGAGGACCGGAAGCGCAGGGAAGAGGTCGAGATCCGCAACAACGCCGACGCCCTGGTCTACCAGTCCGAGAAAACCCTCAAAGAACACCGCGACCAGGCCGATCCCAACCAGGTTTCCGAATTGGAGCAGGCCGTCGACCGGCTGAAGAAGGCCCTCGAGGGTGGGGACATCGAGCGCATCAAGCGGGAGACCGAGAACCTCACGGGTCCGCTGCACGCCTTCACCGCGGCCATGTACCAGAAGCAGGCGCAGCAGCAGCAGCCCGGCCCGGGTCCGGATGCCGGAAAGGACAAGGATGACAAAGACAAAACGGTGGACGCCGACTATGAAGTAAAGTAG
- the grpE gene encoding nucleotide exchange factor GrpE → MSDRNENGHADQVETGTAAITEVKEPESPEDGNGDLEARLAEEAEKAADCRERLLRLQADFENYRRRTRQEREGWYRQAAEEVVSAILPVLDNFERALEHPGDRLDDFLAGVRMIYRQLDEILAEQGLERVPGVGEEFDPRMHEAVDRVETTEVPENTVLEELRPGYYFKGKLMRPAMVKVAKRAVNGEVAQDE, encoded by the coding sequence ATGAGTGACCGCAACGAAAACGGCCATGCCGACCAGGTGGAAACCGGCACTGCCGCCATAACCGAAGTAAAGGAACCGGAGTCCCCGGAAGACGGTAACGGGGACTTGGAAGCACGACTGGCTGAAGAAGCGGAGAAGGCCGCGGACTGCCGTGAGCGGCTGCTCCGGCTCCAGGCCGACTTCGAGAACTACCGGCGGCGGACCCGGCAGGAGCGTGAAGGGTGGTACCGCCAGGCGGCGGAAGAAGTTGTTTCCGCGATCCTGCCGGTCCTGGACAACTTCGAACGTGCTCTGGAACACCCGGGTGATCGCCTGGACGATTTCCTGGCCGGGGTGCGGATGATTTACCGTCAATTGGATGAGATCTTGGCCGAGCAGGGCCTGGAAAGGGTACCGGGGGTCGGGGAGGAATTCGACCCCCGAATGCACGAAGCCGTGGACCGCGTTGAAACCACGGAAGTTCCGGAGAACACAGTACTGGAGGAATTGCGCCCGGGGTACTACTTTAAAGGTAAACTTATGCGCCCGGCGATGGTCAAAGTGGCCAAACGGGCAGTTAACGGGGAGGTAGCACAAGATGAGTAA
- a CDS encoding TCP-1/cpn60 chaperonin family protein has translation MSLKKQAVQGSEVNERLAALVTNANAIRAVTSAVEGTLGPKGLDTMLVDKFGEVVITNDGVTILSRMEANHPAARMLINVARAQEEEVGDGTTTATVMAGQMVATGVELVARGVPVARVIEGLRLGLRRALEVVRAEARPVADLDDPRIRQVALVAGREHADIADLIVRAAGLVGTDKLKEPNFKLADTVTAVEGADNEVFMGVLISKEPLNRQMPAALSGGVRILILDDALEAEEIEDEALATEAGFARYLQLQDEFRANVKKLVDLGIGLALVDRGVASAAEEILTDAGVMVVQRVLNKELRRAAEHTGARMIKRTGLKKSVSDLEAVLGRAQAVIHDEKLERVRIQGGSGKPMATVLVGAATEEVVGERERIAKDAAGAVQSAIRGGVVPGGGSLELWAAREVDGVRAGVKGMAMYGVECVVEALRRPLAQIVANAGFNPLEKVGDVNAAQVASGSNSLGIDCDTGEVADMEAAGVLDPAPVKIYALRAAGEVAEAILRIDTIIMKREEHQDGTGGRKDE, from the coding sequence TTGAGTCTCAAAAAGCAGGCCGTGCAAGGTTCGGAAGTAAACGAACGCTTGGCAGCCTTGGTGACCAACGCGAACGCCATCCGAGCCGTCACCTCGGCCGTGGAGGGCACATTGGGCCCCAAGGGCCTGGACACGATGCTGGTGGACAAATTCGGCGAGGTGGTGATCACCAACGACGGGGTGACCATCTTGAGCCGCATGGAGGCCAACCACCCGGCGGCCCGGATGCTGATCAACGTGGCGCGGGCCCAGGAGGAAGAGGTGGGTGACGGGACCACCACGGCCACCGTGATGGCCGGCCAGATGGTGGCCACCGGGGTCGAGCTGGTGGCGCGGGGCGTCCCGGTGGCCCGAGTGATCGAGGGGTTGCGCCTGGGGCTCCGGCGGGCGCTCGAGGTGGTGCGGGCCGAGGCCCGACCGGTGGCGGACCTGGATGACCCGCGTATCCGCCAGGTGGCGCTGGTGGCCGGCCGGGAGCATGCGGACATCGCCGACCTGATCGTCCGGGCGGCCGGGCTGGTCGGGACCGACAAGCTCAAAGAGCCCAACTTCAAGCTGGCCGACACGGTGACGGCGGTGGAGGGCGCGGACAACGAGGTTTTCATGGGGGTGCTCATCAGCAAAGAACCGTTGAACCGTCAGATGCCGGCCGCTTTGTCCGGAGGGGTCCGGATCCTGATCCTGGACGACGCCCTGGAAGCGGAGGAAATAGAGGATGAGGCTCTGGCCACCGAGGCCGGATTCGCACGCTACCTGCAACTGCAAGATGAATTCCGGGCCAACGTGAAAAAGCTGGTTGACCTGGGAATAGGTTTGGCCCTGGTGGACCGGGGGGTGGCGTCCGCGGCCGAGGAGATACTGACCGACGCCGGAGTAATGGTGGTGCAGCGGGTGCTGAACAAGGAACTCCGCCGGGCGGCCGAGCACACCGGCGCCCGGATGATCAAGCGGACCGGCCTGAAAAAGAGTGTTTCCGACCTGGAGGCGGTACTTGGCCGGGCTCAGGCGGTAATCCACGACGAGAAACTGGAACGGGTGCGGATCCAGGGCGGTTCGGGCAAACCGATGGCCACCGTCCTGGTGGGCGCGGCGACCGAAGAGGTGGTTGGCGAACGGGAACGAATCGCCAAGGACGCCGCTGGCGCGGTGCAGTCGGCGATCCGCGGCGGGGTTGTGCCCGGGGGAGGTTCCCTGGAGCTGTGGGCGGCCCGGGAGGTCGACGGGGTGCGCGCCGGAGTGAAGGGGATGGCAATGTACGGGGTGGAATGCGTGGTGGAAGCACTCCGGCGGCCGCTGGCCCAGATTGTGGCCAACGCCGGTTTCAATCCCCTGGAAAAAGTCGGCGACGTGAACGCGGCGCAAGTTGCGTCGGGTAGCAACAGTCTGGGCATCGACTGCGACACCGGCGAGGTTGCGGACATGGAAGCGGCGGGCGTGCTGGACCCGGCGCCCGTGAAGATATACGCCTTGAGGGCGGCCGGTGAGGTCGCGGAGGCGATCCTGCGGATTGACACCATCATCATGAAGCGGGAGGAACACCAGGACGGTACGGGAGGTAGGAAGGATGAGTGA
- the hrcA gene encoding heat-inducible transcriptional repressor HrcA, with amino-acid sequence MGIDERKKQILRAIVLDYIATAEPVGSRTIARKYGLGISPATIRNEMADLEEMGYLEQPHTSAGRIPSQRGYRYYVDELMEPETPAEEEKLIIKTNYQAKVKSISEVIERTGQLMSQLTSYAALVSTPRVTGSTVQHVQLIAMGGGKAMVLVVTEPEKVHTRVIDLPENITAEDLETVSRVMNAKIRGHSLNDIRITILREIYLELLRHKAVVEYIMDLIEDSGESTEDRVYLGGILNILNQPEFRNVEKMKTLLSLLDQEALLSSLLAEQAGQEEGITVLIGDEFKCDLIQGCSLVSARYGVEGRAVGALAVLGPSRMDYARVTGLVEYLTRNLSRVLEKLYR; translated from the coding sequence GTGGGCATCGACGAACGGAAAAAACAGATCCTCCGGGCCATAGTCCTCGATTACATCGCCACCGCGGAGCCGGTCGGTTCCCGGACCATCGCCCGCAAGTACGGGCTGGGAATCAGCCCGGCCACCATCCGCAACGAAATGGCCGACCTGGAGGAGATGGGCTATCTCGAACAGCCGCACACCTCCGCCGGCCGCATTCCCTCACAGCGGGGCTACCGGTACTACGTCGACGAACTCATGGAACCCGAGACGCCGGCCGAAGAAGAAAAGCTGATCATCAAAACCAACTACCAGGCCAAAGTGAAGAGTATCTCCGAAGTCATTGAACGGACCGGACAACTGATGAGCCAGCTGACCAGCTACGCCGCCCTGGTGTCGACGCCCCGGGTGACCGGGAGTACCGTCCAGCACGTGCAGTTGATCGCCATGGGTGGGGGCAAGGCCATGGTGCTGGTGGTCACCGAACCCGAGAAAGTGCACACCCGAGTCATCGACTTGCCGGAAAACATCACGGCGGAGGACCTGGAGACCGTTTCCCGGGTCATGAACGCGAAGATCAGGGGCCACAGCTTGAACGACATCAGGATCACCATCCTCCGCGAGATATACCTTGAGTTGTTGCGCCACAAGGCCGTGGTCGAATACATCATGGACCTCATTGAGGACAGCGGCGAGAGCACGGAAGACCGGGTTTACCTGGGCGGGATCCTGAACATCCTGAACCAGCCCGAGTTCCGGAACGTGGAGAAAATGAAGACGCTGTTGAGCCTTCTTGACCAGGAGGCGCTGCTGTCGTCCCTGCTGGCCGAGCAGGCCGGACAAGAGGAGGGGATCACCGTCCTCATCGGCGATGAGTTCAAGTGCGACCTTATCCAGGGCTGCAGCCTGGTGAGCGCGCGCTACGGGGTGGAGGGGCGCGCCGTGGGCGCCTTGGCGGTGCTCGGTCCAAGCCGCATGGACTACGCCCGGGTGACCGGGCTGGTGGAATACCTGACTCGAAACCTTTCCCGGGTTTTGGAGAAACTGTATAGGTAG
- the lepA gene encoding translation elongation factor 4 produces MPVERDRIRNFCIIAHIDHGKSTLADRLLEYTGALVGRRMQEQVLDQMDLERERGITIKLQAVRLAYRARDGRDYQLNLIDTPGHVDFSYEVSRSLAACEGALLVVDASQGIEAQTLANVNLALDHNLTIIPIINKIDLASAEPDRVRRELEDVIGLDGADAVLASAKRGDGVEEILERIVRDVPPPGGDPGAPLRALIFDSHYDPYRGVVTYLRLMDGRLFPGGPVRMMATGREFEVSELGVFTPAPVTVNELRAGEVGFMAAGIKNVKDCRVGDTVTDARRPASSPLPGYRKAKPMVYCGLFPVDGAEFEKVRDALDRLSLNDASLVYEPETSTALGFGFRCGFLGLLHMEIIQERLEREYGLDLITTAPSVVYRVTRTNGAVLDIRNPSEMPPAGEIEKMEEPFVLTSLLLPQDYIGPVMELCQDRRGVFRNMEYISTHRVLITYEMPLAEIIYDFFDRLKSATRGYASMDYDLLGYRESKLVRVDILVAGERLDALSIIVHRDRAYHRSKIIVERLRDLIPRQLFEIVIQAAIGQRVIARESIRALRKAVLEKCYGGDVTRKRKLLEKQKEGKKRMKQVGHVQIPQEAFMSVLSIGQK; encoded by the coding sequence ATGCCAGTGGAGCGCGACCGGATCCGCAATTTTTGTATCATTGCCCATATCGACCACGGCAAGTCGACTCTGGCCGACCGGCTGCTGGAGTATACCGGGGCGCTTGTGGGGCGCCGGATGCAGGAACAGGTGCTCGACCAGATGGACCTGGAGCGGGAGCGGGGCATCACCATCAAACTGCAGGCGGTGCGCCTGGCCTACCGGGCCCGTGACGGCCGGGATTACCAGTTGAACCTGATCGACACCCCCGGGCACGTTGACTTTTCCTACGAGGTCTCCCGGAGCCTGGCGGCCTGCGAGGGGGCGCTTCTGGTGGTCGACGCCAGCCAGGGTATCGAGGCCCAGACGCTGGCCAACGTGAACCTGGCCCTGGATCACAACCTGACCATCATCCCGATCATCAACAAGATCGACCTGGCGAGTGCCGAACCCGACCGGGTGCGGCGGGAACTGGAGGACGTCATTGGCCTGGACGGCGCGGACGCCGTACTGGCTTCCGCGAAGCGCGGGGATGGGGTGGAGGAAATCCTGGAGCGGATCGTCCGGGATGTCCCCCCGCCCGGCGGCGATCCCGGGGCGCCTTTGCGGGCCCTGATTTTCGACTCCCATTACGATCCGTACAGAGGGGTCGTCACTTACCTCCGGCTGATGGACGGACGGCTTTTCCCGGGCGGGCCGGTCCGGATGATGGCCACCGGCCGGGAGTTTGAGGTCAGCGAGCTGGGCGTGTTTACGCCCGCGCCGGTGACGGTGAATGAACTGCGTGCCGGGGAAGTCGGCTTCATGGCCGCCGGGATCAAGAACGTCAAGGACTGCCGAGTGGGCGACACGGTCACCGACGCCCGCCGCCCGGCTTCAAGCCCGCTGCCCGGGTACCGGAAGGCGAAGCCGATGGTGTACTGCGGTCTGTTCCCCGTGGACGGGGCCGAGTTTGAAAAGGTGCGCGACGCTCTGGACCGGCTTTCCCTGAACGACGCCTCTCTGGTCTACGAGCCGGAAACCTCGACGGCGCTCGGTTTCGGCTTCCGGTGCGGTTTTCTGGGGCTTTTGCACATGGAAATCATCCAGGAGCGGCTGGAGCGGGAGTACGGGTTGGACCTAATCACCACCGCACCCAGCGTGGTGTACCGGGTGACCCGGACGAACGGCGCCGTCTTGGACATCCGGAACCCGTCCGAAATGCCCCCGGCTGGGGAAATCGAGAAGATGGAGGAGCCCTTTGTGCTCACCTCGCTCCTTTTGCCCCAGGACTACATCGGGCCGGTGATGGAGCTGTGCCAGGACCGCCGGGGTGTGTTCCGGAACATGGAGTACATCAGCACCCACCGGGTGCTGATCACCTACGAGATGCCCCTGGCCGAAATCATCTACGACTTTTTTGACCGCTTGAAATCCGCGACCCGCGGCTACGCCTCCATGGACTACGACCTCCTGGGCTACCGGGAGTCCAAGCTGGTGCGCGTCGATATCCTGGTGGCCGGGGAACGGCTGGACGCCCTCTCCATTATCGTCCACCGTGACCGGGCCTACCACCGGTCTAAGATCATCGTGGAACGGCTGCGGGACCTCATCCCGCGCCAGCTGTTCGAGATCGTGATCCAGGCGGCCATCGGGCAGCGGGTGATCGCACGGGAGAGCATCCGCGCGCTGCGCAAAGCGGTGCTGGAAAAGTGCTACGGCGGCGACGTCACCCGCAAGCGCAAGCTCCTGGAGAAACAGAAAGAAGGCAAGAAGCGGATGAAACAGGTGGGTCACGTTCAGATTCCCCAGGAGGCCTTTATGTCGGTCTTGAGCATCGGACAGAAATGA
- a CDS encoding PIG-L deacetylase family protein, which produces MKWWKRYQGKPALLVLGAIFYSGYRIFSRSVNTLSVRAIRLLEDVPAPQSTDRILVFAPHPDDETIAAGGYIYGARRAGAAVRMVLVTDGNRHGLKEHRYREFRNAAKILGVSPAELRFWGYPDGALYAHRGSLPERVRAELENFEPTVVVAAHPADRHPDHAVLGRVVGEELLGVSGAGHNVTGLFYLVHHPYYPQPKRIRPSSLLPPSAVLKSEERWQRFWLTAEGKEAKRAAVKEYRSQTRNPFLRPVLLGSIRDNELFSTTINNNVINANVFETEWPDKAGEGA; this is translated from the coding sequence ATGAAGTGGTGGAAGAGGTACCAGGGTAAACCGGCGCTTTTAGTGCTGGGGGCGATTTTTTATTCGGGCTACCGCATATTTTCCCGTTCCGTCAACACGCTTTCGGTCCGGGCAATACGCCTGTTGGAAGACGTTCCCGCTCCTCAGTCAACTGACCGGATACTCGTTTTTGCACCGCACCCGGACGATGAGACCATCGCGGCGGGCGGCTATATCTACGGGGCGCGCCGGGCAGGCGCGGCGGTGCGGATGGTGCTGGTGACCGATGGCAATAGGCACGGGCTGAAAGAACACCGCTACCGGGAGTTTCGCAACGCCGCAAAGATTCTGGGCGTGTCCCCGGCGGAACTTCGTTTCTGGGGATACCCGGACGGCGCTCTTTACGCTCACCGCGGGTCTTTGCCGGAGCGGGTGCGCGCCGAACTGGAGAACTTTGAGCCCACGGTGGTTGTCGCCGCGCATCCCGCCGACCGCCATCCGGACCATGCCGTCCTGGGACGAGTCGTGGGAGAGGAGTTGCTCGGAGTTTCGGGTGCGGGGCATAACGTCACCGGACTGTTTTACCTGGTGCATCACCCTTACTATCCGCAGCCCAAAAGAATCCGGCCTTCAAGCCTCCTGCCTCCGTCCGCGGTGCTAAAAAGCGAAGAAAGGTGGCAGCGCTTTTGGTTAACGGCCGAGGGAAAAGAAGCGAAGAGGGCGGCCGTCAAGGAATACCGCAGCCAAACCCGGAATCCCTTCTTGAGACCGGTTTTGTTGGGTTCTATCCGGGACAATGAGCTTTTCAGCACCACCATCAATAATAATGTAATAAATGCAAATGTCTTCGAAACCGAATGGCCCGATAAGGCCGGGGAAGGCGCCTGA
- a CDS encoding glycosyltransferase, whose product MKVVIGSESFYPNVSGVAVTTMNLASHLAGKGHEVTVIVPSPSRQSYQERLADGLTVQRIGSFPNPFRRDFRVTFFPRALVGRILDQCTPDIIHLQDPASIGCALLSEAGKRRIPVVISHHFTLDYVLAYLWFLKPVHGPLRRWLTSRMIRFYNSCRYVITPSQTVMCQLELAGLKTRTKVISNGVDLNRFFAYEPPSSIRAALQLPNQPIVLYVGRIDPEKSLDTLIRAIPIVLARHKVHFVLCGGGNLLEALKKQLRKNGLTNSVTLMGPLEYHSELLPRIYQLATCFVIPSGMETQSIVTLEAMASGLPVVAARAAALPELVVDGDNGLLFRFGDDQDLAAKINLLLEDEEMRRQMGRRSLENVVRHELERSLNQIEAIYNEVVEEVPG is encoded by the coding sequence ATGAAGGTCGTTATCGGATCAGAATCTTTCTACCCGAACGTTTCGGGCGTGGCTGTTACCACGATGAATCTTGCTTCCCACCTGGCGGGTAAGGGGCACGAAGTGACGGTGATTGTTCCTTCACCCAGTCGTCAAAGCTACCAGGAACGGTTGGCGGACGGTTTGACAGTCCAGCGGATCGGTTCCTTTCCCAACCCCTTTCGTAGAGACTTTCGGGTCACCTTTTTCCCGCGTGCCCTGGTGGGGCGGATCCTCGATCAGTGTACTCCGGATATCATTCACCTTCAGGATCCTGCGTCCATCGGCTGCGCCCTGTTGAGCGAAGCCGGAAAGAGGCGTATTCCCGTGGTGATCAGTCATCATTTCACTCTTGATTACGTTTTGGCATACCTTTGGTTTTTGAAACCGGTTCACGGTCCCCTGCGCCGGTGGCTCACGAGCAGAATGATCAGGTTCTACAATTCCTGCCGGTACGTAATTACCCCCAGTCAGACGGTGATGTGCCAATTGGAACTGGCGGGATTGAAAACACGGACGAAGGTCATTTCAAACGGCGTGGATCTCAACCGCTTCTTTGCGTACGAACCGCCGTCCAGTATTCGTGCGGCGCTGCAGCTGCCCAACCAGCCGATAGTGCTCTACGTGGGGCGGATAGACCCGGAGAAAAGCCTGGACACGCTGATCAGGGCGATACCCATCGTGTTGGCCCGGCACAAAGTCCATTTTGTGCTCTGTGGGGGCGGTAATCTGTTGGAAGCGCTCAAGAAGCAGCTAAGAAAGAATGGGCTTACGAACAGTGTTACCCTGATGGGGCCCTTGGAGTACCACAGTGAACTCTTGCCCAGGATATACCAGTTGGCGACCTGTTTTGTAATCCCATCAGGGATGGAAACCCAGAGCATCGTCACCCTGGAGGCGATGGCTTCCGGACTACCGGTTGTCGCCGCACGGGCCGCGGCCCTGCCGGAACTGGTAGTCGATGGTGACAACGGGCTTCTATTCCGCTTCGGAGACGATCAGGATCTGGCGGCCAAAATCAATCTGCTCCTTGAAGACGAGGAGATGCGGCGGCAGATGGGCCGGCGCAGCTTGGAAAACGTGGTGCGGCACGAACTGGAGCGAAGTCTGAACCAGATCGAGGCGATCTATAATGAAGTGGTGGAAGAGGTACCAGGGTAA
- the spoIIP gene encoding stage II sporulation protein P, with protein sequence MCFLLVSSWVFLPGAINLAGAGTGAFLEWSTREPEKVVNTILPVWMGVSPVDPGEIAADVLGRVTRADLGDPGRMIAYQLSMSVRTRMPEPVSALVSPPPVEASRGVQDVPRRTGAVTIGIYHTHTGETYERTDGVERVDGRPGAVVEVGRVLKRALQERHGLGVVHSEKVHDVPYSRSYLESEQTARRMIEEHPELKMLIDLHRDSLKDRAHSVTEIGGQEVATILVIVGSDARQPFPDWEKNYALARAVAAKSQELYPGLCIGVRVKEGRYNQFLHPGALLVEVGSVVNRTEEALRTAEFLADILAAVLADNPGEDGPGPV encoded by the coding sequence TTGTGTTTTTTGCTGGTTTCCAGCTGGGTTTTCCTACCTGGAGCGATAAACCTGGCCGGGGCCGGAACCGGGGCGTTCCTGGAATGGAGCACCCGTGAGCCGGAAAAAGTTGTAAACACGATTTTGCCGGTCTGGATGGGTGTTTCTCCGGTTGATCCCGGCGAAATAGCGGCCGACGTGCTGGGGCGGGTAACCCGGGCCGACCTGGGTGATCCCGGGCGGATGATTGCCTACCAGTTGTCAATGTCCGTCAGGACCCGGATGCCTGAACCCGTGTCCGCGCTGGTGTCCCCTCCTCCGGTGGAGGCGTCCAGGGGGGTGCAGGACGTTCCCAGGCGGACCGGGGCGGTTACGATCGGTATTTACCACACCCACACCGGTGAAACTTACGAACGGACCGATGGGGTGGAACGGGTCGACGGCCGGCCCGGAGCCGTGGTTGAAGTCGGTAGGGTGCTGAAGAGGGCGCTCCAGGAAAGGCACGGCCTCGGGGTGGTCCATTCAGAAAAGGTGCACGACGTGCCTTACAGCCGTTCTTACCTTGAATCGGAGCAGACCGCGCGCCGGATGATCGAGGAGCACCCCGAGCTGAAAATGCTGATCGACCTCCACCGGGACAGTCTCAAAGACCGGGCGCACTCGGTAACCGAAATCGGGGGCCAGGAGGTGGCCACCATCCTCGTGATCGTCGGTTCAGACGCGCGCCAGCCTTTTCCCGATTGGGAAAAAAACTACGCACTTGCCCGGGCGGTCGCCGCCAAGTCCCAGGAGCTTTATCCGGGTCTCTGCATAGGGGTAAGGGTGAAGGAGGGGCGGTACAACCAGTTTCTCCATCCGGGAGCCCTGCTCGTGGAGGTCGGGAGTGTGGTGAACCGCACGGAAGAAGCCTTGCGCACCGCGGAATTCTTAGCCGATATCCTGGCGGCGGTGCTCGCCGACAATCCCGGCGAGGACGGTCCCGGTCCAGTCTAA
- a CDS encoding phage holin family protein, with protein MAESNVRSQWIGLIVRFLVSAIVLLLLSWLVPGFVVAGGLLGALIAAAVIAILGWLAETVLGDRISPQSRGLVGFVVAAVVIYLAQFIIPGLLTVNIIGALIAAFVIGIIDAFVPTVLR; from the coding sequence ATGGCTGAAAGCAATGTTCGTTCCCAGTGGATCGGGCTTATAGTTCGTTTCCTGGTTTCGGCAATCGTGCTTCTCTTGTTGAGTTGGCTGGTTCCCGGTTTTGTTGTCGCCGGCGGTTTGCTCGGAGCGTTGATTGCCGCCGCGGTCATCGCCATTCTCGGCTGGTTGGCTGAAACGGTGCTGGGCGACCGGATTTCACCCCAGAGCCGGGGCCTGGTCGGCTTCGTCGTGGCGGCCGTGGTGATCTACCTGGCCCAGTTCATCATTCCGGGCCTGTTGACGGTGAACATCATCGGTGCCCTGATTGCGGCCTTCGTCATCGGCATTATTGACGCTTTTGTGCCTACCGTCCTGCGCTAG
- the rpsT gene encoding 30S ribosomal protein S20 has protein sequence MAHSRSAKKRIETIRKRTERNKSAKSALKTAIRRFEEAVQGDDKEQAREKLQKALVSIDKGVSKGILHKNTAARRKSRLTKKFNIITG, from the coding sequence GTGGCACACAGCCGTTCAGCCAAGAAACGGATTGAGACCATCCGCAAGCGCACCGAGCGGAACAAGAGCGCTAAGTCCGCGCTCAAAACGGCGATCAGGCGATTTGAAGAAGCGGTGCAAGGGGATGATAAGGAACAGGCCCGCGAGAAGCTGCAGAAGGCGCTTGTATCTATCGATAAAGGGGTTTCCAAAGGCATCCTGCACAAGAATACCGCTGCGCGCCGGAAGTCGCGCCTGACCAAGAAATTTAACATCATTACCGGCTAA